A stretch of DNA from Desulfuromonas sp.:
GCGGTCTGCGAAATCACATCGGGCGGAGTCAGGGCGGCGCCGATGACAAAACCGCAGAGCAGTGCGTACTTGCGGTTTTTTGATAGCCACTTGTAGTCGACAACCCCGAGCCGGGCGAGGAAGAAGATGACGATAGGGAGCTCGAATACGAGCCCGAAAGCGAGCAGCAGTTTGCTCGACAGGGCAAGATACTCGCCCATCGACAACATCGGGTTGCTGACGCCGCTGCCGATGCCGTAATCGATCAGGAATTTGAAGATCGTCGGGAAGACAAAGAAAAAGCCGAAAAAGGTACCGGCGGCGAAGCAGAGAGAGCTGGCCGTGACAAACGGGAAGATGTATTTCTTTTCGTGATTATAGAGACCGTGGGCGACGAAGGCCCAGAGCTGCCAGAAAATGATCGGTAGTGAGATGAGCAGACCGGCCAGCGCCCCGATTTTGAGATAGGTGAAAAACGGTTCGGTCGCCTTGATGAAAACCAGCGAATTCCCTTCCGGCAGCGCTGCCCGAACCGGTTCGGAAATGAACTGAAAAAGCTGCTCGGAGAAGCCGTAACAGGCGAGAAAGGCGATAAACCACGCGGCCGCTGCAATCATCAGCCGTTTGCGCAACTCCTCAAGATGTTTGGTCACAGGGAGCTGTTCATCGCTCATCGTCGGTTTCGTTCCCTTC
This window harbors:
- the tatC gene encoding twin-arginine translocase subunit TatC, coding for MSDEQLPVTKHLEELRKRLMIAAAAWFIAFLACYGFSEQLFQFISEPVRAALPEGNSLVFIKATEPFFTYLKIGALAGLLISLPIIFWQLWAFVAHGLYNHEKKYIFPFVTASSLCFAAGTFFGFFFVFPTIFKFLIDYGIGSGVSNPMLSMGEYLALSSKLLLAFGLVFELPIVIFFLARLGVVDYKWLSKNRKYALLCGFVIGAALTPPDVISQTA